The Nostoc sp. 'Lobaria pulmonaria (5183) cyanobiont' genome window below encodes:
- a CDS encoding HEAT repeat domain-containing protein: MLTTPCHTNKLSLIFLFCFTLLLTFLLSLSWVSAKEKPKPKPQDWQINGISAALDDGYDKVKGYALNQLGEYNLKDLKSLGNKSEYFAQKADNLLKDEKVPAEVRSGAAEALGNLGSAAANYVPDIAKILKDEKVDATVRSGAAVALGNLGSAAANYVPDIAKILKDEKVDATVRSGAAVALGNLGSAAANYVPDILNFLKDEKVPAEVRSGAAVALGNLGSAAANYVPDIAKILKDEKVSAYVRSGAAVALGNLGSAAANYVPDILNFLKDEKVDATVRSGAAVALGNLGSAAANYVPDIAKILKDEKVDATVRSGAAVALGNLGSAAANYVPDIAKILKDEKVDANVRYRAAVALGNLGSAAANYVPDILNFLKDEKVDANVRYRAAEALGNLGSAAANYVPDIAKILKDEKVDANVRYRAAVALGNLGSAAANYVPDILNFLKDEKVDANVRYRAAVALGNLGSAAANYVPDIAKILKDEKVDANVRYGAAVALGKIRKLELKEVIVILNNFYEPGNSEYLNLRFLTYFLSGGTEQVKTLLKWLGLGSPQVVPDKLTQDQGVKTLNVFLQVWNSSQGLEALRSDLAKQISEVAANKNVPWQVQDIGLLQSHYSNLEQVHSTNANAVQSAIDKLKVWRWFVLARNTILIHAAFWLALIFAYPKFPQVQAIFFWNPWVRRILGVGYVGFLLAWVPFLRRKLFEPFQPSLLADAGLDNFNDQSYFPQSRVKIPVSGDIFPVTSALPSIKGQIVLEGDSGLGKSMFLRHLVKNSQRILVYLPAQKCNKGVIEAIQDKLHGQAKDAGFLKNLIYSGAIDICIDGLNEVTADTRAKICQFVESYFRGNIIMTTQPLEWTPPSTAKTYYLQPLEQQQIQEFLISRQPRLPKDAKVQGDDYAKACTNYLTEVLNNQQAKEELNAVQRTLSNPMDLTVVALMLSQGKYPNLFRLQEQQYNLMAAEYLKEWNQEFPLKKFSAAVYQMRLEDKQALPADEFYQVAMSLSDEKYKMVVSRQWEGEKGEAKKEWYFRHDKIMDFFLVQNFLGETDAAEGLLVDRMGDPRFRGVYFLLATLLPLDPAKQLREKLIQYAADTKDNTVSNTFVQLLRTR; encoded by the coding sequence ATGCTCACAACTCCCTGCCACACTAACAAGCTTTCCCTCATTTTCCTTTTCTGTTTCACCCTACTCCTGACTTTCCTCCTCTCCCTCTCTTGGGTAAGCGCCAAAGAAAAACCTAAACCCAAACCCCAAGATTGGCAGATTAACGGTATATCAGCAGCCCTTGATGATGGATACGACAAAGTTAAGGGATATGCTCTCAACCAATTAGGTGAATATAATCTCAAAGATTTAAAATCCTTGGGCAACAAATCAGAGTATTTTGCTCAAAAAGCTGACAATTTGCTCAAGGATGAAAAGGTTCCCGCCGAAGTTCGTTCAGGTGCGGCAGAGGCATTGGGCAACCTGGGGTCAGCGGCGGCTAACTACGTCCCTGACATCGCCAAAATCCTCAAGGATGAAAAGGTGGACGCCACCGTTCGTTCAGGTGCGGCAGTGGCATTGGGCAACCTGGGGTCAGCGGCGGCTAACTACGTCCCTGACATCGCCAAAATCCTCAAGGATGAAAAGGTGGACGCCACCGTTCGTTCAGGTGCGGCAGTGGCATTGGGCAACCTGGGGTCAGCGGCGGCTAACTACGTCCCTGACATCCTCAATTTCCTCAAGGATGAAAAGGTTCCCGCCGAAGTTCGTTCAGGTGCGGCAGTGGCATTGGGCAACCTGGGGTCAGCGGCGGCTAACTACGTCCCTGACATCGCCAAAATCCTCAAGGATGAAAAGGTGTCCGCCTACGTTCGTTCAGGTGCGGCAGTGGCATTGGGCAACCTGGGGTCAGCGGCGGCTAACTACGTCCCTGACATCCTCAATTTCCTCAAGGATGAAAAGGTGGACGCCACCGTTCGTTCAGGTGCGGCAGTGGCATTGGGCAACCTGGGGTCAGCGGCGGCTAACTACGTCCCTGACATCGCCAAAATCCTCAAGGATGAAAAGGTGGACGCCACCGTTCGTTCAGGTGCGGCAGTGGCATTGGGCAACCTGGGGTCAGCGGCGGCTAACTACGTCCCTGACATCGCCAAAATCCTCAAGGATGAAAAGGTGGACGCCAACGTTCGTTATCGTGCGGCAGTGGCATTGGGCAACCTGGGGTCAGCGGCGGCTAACTACGTCCCTGACATCCTCAATTTCCTCAAGGATGAAAAGGTGGACGCCAACGTTCGTTATCGTGCGGCAGAGGCATTGGGCAACCTGGGGTCAGCGGCGGCTAACTACGTCCCTGACATCGCCAAAATCCTCAAGGATGAAAAGGTGGACGCCAACGTTCGTTATCGTGCGGCAGTGGCATTGGGCAACCTGGGGTCAGCGGCGGCTAACTACGTCCCTGACATCCTCAATTTCCTCAAGGATGAAAAGGTGGACGCCAACGTTCGTTATCGTGCGGCAGTGGCATTGGGCAACCTGGGGTCAGCGGCGGCTAACTACGTCCCTGACATCGCCAAAATCCTCAAGGATGAAAAGGTGGACGCCAACGTTCGTTATGGTGCGGCAGTGGCATTGGGCAAGATCAGAAAACTGGAGTTAAAGGAGGTTATTGTAATTCTGAATAATTTTTATGAACCTGGAAATTCAGAATATCTAAATTTGCGTTTTCTAACTTATTTCCTGAGTGGTGGCACTGAGCAAGTGAAAACTCTACTAAAATGGCTTGGGCTTGGCTCTCCTCAAGTAGTTCCTGACAAGCTCACACAGGATCAAGGCGTCAAAACCCTCAACGTATTCCTGCAAGTTTGGAATAGTAGTCAGGGGTTAGAAGCTTTACGCAGCGACTTAGCCAAGCAAATCTCGGAAGTAGCCGCCAACAAAAACGTTCCTTGGCAAGTACAGGATATTGGCTTACTGCAAAGCCATTACAGCAACCTGGAACAAGTCCACTCCACTAATGCTAATGCGGTGCAGTCAGCAATAGATAAACTAAAGGTGTGGCGGTGGTTTGTCCTTGCTAGAAACACCATCCTCATTCATGCAGCCTTTTGGCTAGCCCTGATCTTTGCCTACCCCAAATTTCCCCAAGTCCAAGCCATCTTCTTCTGGAACCCTTGGGTACGCCGAATTTTAGGCGTCGGCTATGTCGGCTTTCTCCTCGCCTGGGTTCCGTTCTTGCGCCGCAAACTTTTTGAGCCGTTCCAACCTTCTCTATTAGCAGATGCCGGCTTAGATAACTTTAATGACCAATCATACTTCCCACAATCCAGAGTCAAAATTCCCGTTTCAGGAGACATCTTTCCAGTTACCTCAGCCTTACCCAGTATCAAAGGGCAAATTGTCTTAGAAGGCGATTCTGGTTTAGGCAAGTCGATGTTTTTGCGCCATCTTGTCAAAAACTCCCAGCGAATTCTTGTCTATTTACCCGCCCAAAAGTGTAATAAAGGCGTAATTGAGGCAATTCAAGACAAGCTACACGGCCAAGCCAAAGATGCCGGCTTCCTAAAAAACCTGATTTACAGTGGTGCAATTGACATCTGCATCGACGGACTCAACGAAGTCACTGCTGATACACGGGCAAAAATCTGCCAGTTTGTCGAAAGCTATTTCCGGGGCAACATTATTATGACTACTCAGCCCCTAGAGTGGACACCGCCCTCAACAGCAAAAACATACTACTTGCAACCCCTTGAGCAACAACAAATTCAAGAGTTTTTGATATCCCGTCAGCCGCGACTCCCCAAAGATGCCAAAGTTCAAGGCGATGATTACGCCAAAGCCTGTACCAATTATTTAACAGAAGTCCTCAATAACCAGCAAGCCAAAGAAGAGTTAAACGCTGTCCAACGAACTCTTTCCAATCCAATGGATCTAACAGTGGTAGCGCTGATGTTATCACAAGGCAAATATCCAAACTTGTTTCGCCTGCAAGAACAGCAATACAATTTAATGGCGGCAGAATACCTGAAAGAATGGAATCAAGAATTTCCCTTAAAGAAATTCTCAGCCGCCGTCTACCAAATGCGACTCGAAGACAAACAAGCCCTACCCGCAGACGAATTTTACCAAGTTGCCATGTCTTTGTCAGATGAGAAATACAAAATGGTAGTCAGCCGTCAGTGGGAAGGTGAAAAAGGCGAAGCCAAGAAAGAATGGTACTTTCGCCACGATAAAATTATGGATTTCTTCTTAGTGCAAAACTTTCTCGGCGAAACTGATGCCGCCGAAGGACTATTAGTTGATAGAATGGGCGATCCGCGTTTTCGTGGTGTTTATTTCTTGCTAGCAACCTTACTCCCATTAGATCCAGCTAAACAACTGCGGGAAAAATTGATTCAATACGCCGCCGACACCAAAGACAATACTGTGAGTAATACTTTCGTGCAGTTATTACGGACTAGATAA
- a CDS encoding helix-turn-helix domain-containing protein gives MTLGLNKHPTYIELLQAFPPRPIKTEEELFATQKIIDSLIDSAPLTSDEKDYLNILGTLVYEYEQTQQPVPDIYGVDLLQVLIEENGLLQKDLVPIFKTESIISAILKKRRKLTTRHIEELAEFFHISPAAFFPNYLE, from the coding sequence ATGACCCTTGGTTTAAATAAACATCCTACCTATATTGAGCTACTGCAAGCATTTCCTCCTCGTCCTATCAAGACTGAGGAAGAGTTATTTGCCACTCAAAAAATTATTGATTCTCTGATAGACAGTGCCCCACTAACATCAGATGAAAAAGATTATCTTAATATTTTAGGCACTTTAGTTTATGAGTATGAACAAACGCAGCAGCCCGTGCCTGATATTTATGGAGTAGATTTACTTCAAGTTTTGATAGAAGAAAATGGGCTACTTCAAAAAGATTTAGTACCCATTTTCAAAACAGAATCTATTATATCGGCCATCTTGAAAAAACGGCGTAAGCTAACAACCAGACACATTGAAGAACTGGCAGAATTTTTTCATATTTCACCTGCTGCTTTCTTCCCAAATTATCTTGAATAA
- a CDS encoding 2OG-Fe(II) oxygenase — translation MELQTEIDKAIAVVDYQKLQAEFQAQNEFLVVENFVPNSIIEQFLALLPSLEPAINRNYIPNHKKGGSISRYSLDSLAPIFGEFYQRSAFFEFLNKITAEKLLPCPDADPHTYALYYYTEPGDHIQYHYDTSYYHGKRYTVLLGLVDNSSSKLEYQLYKDIPERETQTRSLSITPGTLVLFNGDKLYHRVTPLGENEQRIVLTLEYVTDTRMGMVKRFVSNMKDAIAYFGFRQVFRRWGN, via the coding sequence ATGGAGCTTCAAACTGAAATTGATAAAGCGATCGCAGTTGTTGATTACCAGAAACTTCAAGCTGAGTTTCAAGCTCAAAATGAATTTTTGGTAGTGGAGAACTTTGTCCCTAACTCCATCATCGAGCAGTTCTTGGCGTTATTGCCATCTTTGGAACCTGCTATCAACCGCAACTATATTCCCAATCATAAAAAGGGCGGTAGTATTAGCCGCTATAGCTTAGACAGCCTCGCTCCGATTTTCGGAGAGTTTTATCAACGCAGTGCCTTTTTTGAGTTCCTCAACAAAATAACCGCAGAAAAACTCCTTCCCTGTCCTGATGCTGATCCCCATACTTATGCGCTGTATTATTATACTGAGCCTGGAGATCATATTCAGTATCATTACGATACCTCTTACTATCACGGGAAACGCTATACAGTCTTGCTTGGATTAGTTGATAATTCATCCAGTAAGCTGGAATATCAACTTTACAAGGATATTCCAGAACGGGAGACACAAACGCGATCGCTCTCCATAACCCCTGGTACTCTAGTCTTATTCAATGGTGACAAACTTTACCACAGAGTTACTCCTTTGGGTGAAAATGAACAGCGCATTGTCTTAACTTTAGAGTACGTCACCGACACGCGTATGGGTATGGTAAAACGTTTTGTCTCGAATATGAAAGATGCGATCGCCTATTTTGGTTTTCGCCAAGTGTTTCGCCGTTGGGGTAACTAG
- a CDS encoding endonuclease domain-containing protein yields MTNKLNSSNHHLPYNPKLVERAKELRKNMTPAEKKLWYEYLRNFPFRVLRQRPINHFIVDFYCPTLKTVIEVDGDSHFTDEGQDYDLERTNILEGYGLKIIRFTNSQVLNHFHSVCEQIQHLISPSTP; encoded by the coding sequence ATGACAAACAAACTCAATAGCAGCAATCACCATTTACCTTACAATCCAAAGCTTGTAGAAAGAGCGAAAGAACTTCGTAAAAATATGACCCCAGCAGAAAAAAAGCTGTGGTATGAATATTTGAGAAATTTTCCATTTCGGGTTTTAAGACAACGACCGATTAATCATTTCATAGTTGATTTCTACTGTCCGACTTTAAAAACAGTGATTGAAGTTGATGGGGATAGCCATTTTACAGATGAAGGTCAAGATTACGATCTGGAGAGAACAAATATTTTGGAAGGCTATGGTTTAAAGATTATTAGGTTTACAAATAGTCAAGTTTTAAATCACTTTCATAGTGTGTGTGAGCAGATACAGCATCTGATCTCCCCTAGCACCCCTTAA
- a CDS encoding cupin domain-containing protein, with amino-acid sequence MYATRCVIPVIKSSKDYQVYRISPDASNRLAIIFDSTNANTSLTCCVEIFDVGGQTPPNRHQWAVEMFFVLKGEAIAICDGKTTTIKAGDSLLVPPTGTHLIKNTGSTRLYTLTVMVPNEDFSELIRSGIPTELDEEDMAVLGRSDALMPC; translated from the coding sequence ATGTACGCTACTCGTTGTGTAATTCCGGTTATCAAATCTAGCAAAGATTACCAAGTATATCGCATCAGTCCCGACGCCTCTAATCGATTAGCAATTATCTTCGATTCGACAAATGCTAATACTTCTTTGACTTGCTGCGTAGAAATTTTTGATGTTGGTGGACAAACACCGCCAAATCGCCATCAGTGGGCGGTGGAAATGTTTTTTGTCCTCAAAGGGGAAGCGATCGCTATATGTGACGGCAAGACTACCACGATCAAAGCTGGAGATAGTTTATTGGTGCCTCCCACTGGTACTCATTTGATTAAAAATACTGGTTCTACTCGCTTGTACACGTTGACTGTTATGGTTCCCAATGAAGACTTTTCGGAACTAATTCGCAGTGGGATTCCGACAGAGTTAGATGAAGAAGATATGGCAGTACTAGGGAGATCTGATGCTTTGATGCCCTGTTAA
- the aepX gene encoding phosphoenolpyruvate mutase: protein MHQIFAPIDTAAKLNKCAQLRLLLESPQLDFIMEAHNGISARIVEEAGFKGIWASGLALSAQYGVRDNNEASWTQVVEMLEFMSDVTSIPILLDGDTGYGNFNNMRRLVKKLEQRGIAGVCIEDKLFPKTNSFINGSRQALADIDEFCGKIKAGKDSQTDPDFCIVARLEALIAGWDLSEAMRRAEAYHAAGATAILVHSKSSRPDQVLAFAKEWAGRSPLVIIPTKYYSTPTDVFRKAEVNLVIWANHLIRAAVASMQAIAREVKASETLINIEDDIAPVKEIFRLQGADELIEAEKRYFNNGRQNTQAIVLAASRGQELAGLTQDKPKVMLPLGGKPLLRLLVDKFKKLAINDITVVAGYKAETIDVVGTKVICNPDYETTGELASLAVAQSSFGEEMLVLYGDLLFRSYILRDLLECPGEIVAVVDSVANTKSVSGSPDYAYCSIPDDLSLFGQDVNLLDISKTTQTQLGNSSGRWIGMLRLRSQGRQWVSEALNELQKRPDFNSLGLPELCNYLIEQGKPIKVLYIRGNWLDVNSLDDLDLAFQLKQ from the coding sequence ATGCATCAAATATTTGCACCCATTGATACCGCTGCAAAATTAAATAAGTGTGCCCAATTGCGGCTATTACTAGAATCGCCTCAACTCGACTTCATCATGGAAGCTCACAATGGGATTAGCGCCCGGATTGTGGAAGAGGCTGGATTTAAAGGAATTTGGGCGAGTGGATTAGCCCTTTCGGCTCAATATGGCGTTCGAGATAATAATGAAGCCAGTTGGACTCAAGTTGTAGAAATGCTGGAGTTTATGTCTGATGTCACCAGCATCCCGATTTTATTAGATGGAGATACCGGTTATGGCAACTTTAATAATATGCGTCGCCTGGTCAAAAAGTTAGAACAGCGAGGTATTGCTGGAGTCTGTATTGAAGATAAGCTTTTTCCCAAAACCAATAGCTTTATCAACGGTAGTCGCCAAGCCTTGGCTGATATTGATGAATTCTGCGGCAAAATTAAAGCAGGTAAAGATAGTCAGACAGACCCAGATTTTTGCATCGTCGCCCGACTCGAAGCTTTGATCGCTGGGTGGGATCTCTCTGAAGCAATGCGCCGAGCTGAAGCTTACCACGCAGCCGGAGCAACCGCCATTCTGGTTCATAGTAAATCATCGCGTCCTGACCAAGTGTTAGCCTTTGCGAAAGAGTGGGCGGGTCGTTCCCCGTTAGTGATTATACCGACCAAATATTACAGCACGCCTACTGATGTTTTTCGCAAAGCTGAAGTTAATTTGGTCATCTGGGCAAACCATTTGATTCGAGCTGCTGTTGCTAGTATGCAAGCGATCGCGCGTGAAGTGAAAGCTAGTGAAACTTTAATCAACATTGAAGATGATATTGCGCCTGTAAAAGAAATTTTCCGGCTACAGGGGGCGGATGAACTCATAGAAGCCGAAAAACGCTACTTCAACAATGGACGACAAAATACCCAAGCGATCGTTTTGGCTGCTAGCAGAGGCCAAGAGTTAGCAGGGTTGACGCAAGATAAACCAAAAGTCATGTTACCCCTTGGAGGTAAACCTCTACTCAGGTTGTTGGTGGATAAATTTAAGAAACTTGCCATCAACGATATTACAGTGGTCGCAGGTTACAAAGCAGAAACTATAGATGTTGTCGGGACTAAAGTCATCTGCAATCCAGATTATGAAACAACAGGAGAATTAGCATCCTTAGCCGTAGCTCAAAGTAGCTTCGGCGAAGAGATGCTGGTGCTTTACGGCGATTTACTATTTAGAAGCTACATCCTGCGCGATTTATTAGAATGTCCCGGAGAAATTGTGGCTGTAGTTGATTCTGTGGCTAACACCAAGTCTGTTAGCGGTTCACCTGACTACGCCTATTGCTCAATTCCCGACGATCTTTCTTTGTTTGGACAGGATGTTAACTTGTTGGACATTTCTAAAACAACACAAACGCAATTAGGAAACTCTAGCGGCCGATGGATTGGGATGCTGCGGTTGCGGAGTCAAGGTAGACAATGGGTTAGTGAAGCACTCAATGAGTTGCAAAAACGACCGGATTTCAATAGTTTGGGTTTGCCAGAATTATGCAATTATTTAATCGAGCAAGGAAAACCGATCAAGGTGCTTTATATTCGCGGTAACTGGTTAGATGTTAATTCTTTGGACGATCTTGACCTTGCTTTTCAATTAAAACAATAG
- a CDS encoding type II toxin-antitoxin system HigB family toxin, translated as MHIVSTTTLKLFYQKYPEAESSLRGWNKIAKSAKWQNILEVRQAFNSADPVGELTVFNIQGNKYRLITYIDYQSKKIFIRNIITHTEYDTDKWKNDPWFK; from the coding sequence ATGCACATTGTTTCTACCACAACACTGAAACTTTTTTATCAAAAGTATCCTGAAGCTGAGTCTAGTTTACGTGGTTGGAACAAAATTGCAAAATCAGCCAAGTGGCAGAATATACTTGAAGTTCGCCAAGCTTTTAACTCTGCCGATCCAGTAGGTGAACTTACAGTTTTTAATATTCAAGGAAACAAGTATCGACTTATTACTTATATTGACTATCAAAGCAAAAAAATATTTATTCGTAACATAATAACCCATACAGAGTACGATACCGACAAGTGGAAAAATGACCCTTGGTTTAAATAA
- the aepY gene encoding phosphonopyruvate decarboxylase, with the protein MIQAEEFVEAARNLGFGWYTGVPCSFLTPFINYVINDVQLKYISAANEGDAVAIAAGAAIAGKPAVVMMQNSGLGNAVNPLTSLTYIFRIPLLLICTLRGDRLLQDEPQHQLMGQITEKLLQTMTIPWEFFPTDAAEIEPVLQRATAYMQQERCPYALIMRKGAIAPHALTRSSIPERENSSSAHIQQSFFRDNKEQRISRSEALARIVELTDPENTVVIATTGYTGRELFASQDSANHLYMVGSMGCASSMGLGLSLARPDLKVVVIDGDGAALMRMGNFATIGTYGGANLTHILLDNEVHDSTGAQATVSAGISFAKIAEACGYGVTLAGDDPAILDVLFTADANTRPKFAHLKIRPGTLEKLPRPNLTPEEVLQRFMKHIGSDLIIPNS; encoded by the coding sequence ATGATCCAGGCAGAAGAATTTGTAGAAGCTGCGCGTAATCTTGGCTTTGGCTGGTACACCGGTGTACCCTGTTCTTTTCTCACGCCTTTTATTAATTACGTCATCAATGACGTTCAACTTAAATATATCTCCGCAGCCAATGAGGGAGATGCTGTAGCGATCGCAGCTGGAGCAGCAATTGCTGGAAAACCTGCTGTGGTGATGATGCAAAACTCTGGTTTGGGAAATGCAGTTAACCCGCTAACTTCCCTCACTTATATCTTTCGGATTCCACTGCTGCTGATTTGTACTCTAAGAGGCGATCGCCTGTTGCAAGATGAACCGCAACATCAATTAATGGGGCAAATCACAGAGAAATTGCTGCAAACAATGACTATACCTTGGGAATTTTTTCCCACAGACGCAGCAGAAATAGAACCCGTTCTGCAAAGAGCCACAGCCTATATGCAACAAGAACGCTGTCCTTATGCTTTAATTATGCGTAAAGGAGCGATTGCACCCCATGCACTCACTCGTTCTTCTATCCCCGAACGAGAAAATAGTAGTAGCGCTCATATTCAGCAAAGCTTTTTTCGGGATAATAAAGAACAACGCATTTCTCGCAGCGAAGCATTAGCTCGGATTGTGGAACTTACCGATCCAGAAAACACTGTAGTAATTGCCACCACTGGATATACGGGACGTGAACTCTTCGCCAGTCAAGACAGCGCCAATCATCTTTACATGGTCGGCTCGATGGGCTGTGCTTCCTCTATGGGATTGGGATTATCCTTAGCACGTCCAGACCTCAAGGTAGTAGTGATTGATGGCGATGGTGCAGCATTAATGCGAATGGGTAATTTTGCCACTATCGGCACTTATGGCGGTGCTAACTTGACCCATATTCTTTTAGATAATGAAGTCCACGATTCCACAGGCGCACAAGCCACCGTCTCTGCGGGTATCTCCTTTGCCAAAATTGCCGAAGCGTGCGGTTACGGCGTTACATTAGCTGGAGATGACCCAGCGATTTTAGATGTCTTATTTACCGCAGATGCTAACACTAGACCTAAATTCGCTCATTTAAAAATCCGTCCAGGGACTTTAGAAAAGCTACCCAGACCCAACCTCACCCCGGAAGAAGTTTTACAACGCTTCATGAAACATATTGGTTCTGACCTTATAATTCCTAATTCGTAA
- a CDS encoding 2-aminoethylphosphonate aminotransferase: MTNDKMILLNPGPVNLSDRVRNALLRPDLCHREVEFSQLQSRIREQLLQVYDLGSDCWVAVLLTGSGTAAMEAMISSLVPTDGKLLVIENGVYGERLSKIAKIHGINYITLSHPWNAEIDINALVKLLDENTDITHLAVVHHETTTGRLNNLAELAPICQERGIKLLVDAVSSFGAEELNFADWGITACAATANKCLHGVPGVSFVILQRDALPSVDTIPRTLYLDLATYCQQQDRGGTPFTQSVQTFYALTEALQEMAEAGGWRTRHSHYNQLASLVRDGLASIAIKPLLPLGSSSVVLNAYYLPDGFSYEEFHDQLKARDYIIYSGQGNLAQSIFRVSTMGAITHADMERFVVVVKEIIR, translated from the coding sequence ATGACAAATGACAAAATGATTTTACTAAATCCCGGCCCTGTCAATTTGAGCGATCGCGTCCGAAACGCCCTGCTGCGTCCCGATTTGTGTCACCGTGAAGTGGAATTTTCTCAACTTCAAAGCAGAATCCGCGAACAATTACTTCAAGTTTATGATCTTGGAAGCGATTGCTGGGTAGCAGTTCTCCTCACGGGTTCTGGAACCGCAGCGATGGAAGCGATGATTAGCAGTCTAGTACCCACAGATGGGAAATTACTAGTAATTGAAAACGGTGTATATGGCGAACGACTATCTAAAATCGCCAAAATCCACGGTATTAATTACATAACACTTTCCCATCCCTGGAATGCCGAAATAGATATCAACGCTTTAGTCAAACTCCTGGATGAAAACACCGACATCACCCACCTTGCTGTCGTCCATCACGAAACTACTACTGGTCGCTTAAATAATTTGGCGGAACTTGCGCCAATTTGCCAAGAACGCGGTATCAAACTATTAGTAGATGCAGTCAGCAGCTTTGGTGCTGAGGAATTAAATTTTGCAGATTGGGGAATCACCGCTTGCGCTGCGACAGCGAATAAATGTCTGCATGGTGTCCCCGGAGTGTCCTTTGTCATCCTGCAACGAGATGCACTGCCGTCAGTAGACACCATTCCCCGCACCTTATATTTAGATTTAGCAACCTATTGCCAGCAACAAGACCGAGGCGGCACACCTTTTACGCAATCAGTACAGACATTTTATGCCCTAACAGAAGCTTTGCAAGAAATGGCAGAAGCAGGAGGGTGGCGTACCAGACACAGCCATTACAACCAACTTGCCAGCTTAGTCAGAGACGGGTTAGCCTCAATCGCAATTAAACCCCTACTTCCTCTTGGCAGTTCATCCGTTGTCTTGAATGCCTACTATCTGCCAGACGGTTTCAGCTATGAGGAATTTCACGACCAACTGAAAGCACGAGATTATATTATTTATTCTGGACAGGGAAATTTAGCTCAATCTATCTTCCGAGTCTCGACAATGGGAGCTATTACCCACGCTGACATGGAACGCTTTGTTGTTGTTGTTAAAGAAATTATTCGGTAA
- a CDS encoding phosphocholine cytidylyltransferase family protein yields the protein MMKAIILAAGVGRRLGKDGQNQPKCLLKFNGKSLLERHLNYLRYYQIDKVVIAVGYQAQKIQEEIKALGAENWVSTVYNTDYTKGSTISLWTVRQHLVAGDDILLMDADVLCDRRIIERLVKTNIPNSFLLDRDFEPGDEPVKLCVRDNYLMEFRKQVAPGLVYDFVGESVGFFRFGSPVAHRLATRTEQYVADGRDNEPYEEVIRDLLLETPETFGYEDITGLPWLEIDFPQDIQRAQNDILPQIEVAENV from the coding sequence ATGATGAAGGCAATTATATTAGCTGCCGGCGTTGGCCGACGCTTAGGTAAAGATGGGCAAAATCAACCCAAATGCTTACTGAAATTTAACGGCAAATCTCTATTAGAGCGCCATTTGAACTATCTCCGTTATTACCAGATTGACAAAGTAGTGATTGCTGTGGGTTATCAAGCACAAAAAATTCAGGAGGAAATCAAAGCATTAGGAGCGGAAAATTGGGTCAGTACAGTTTATAATACTGACTACACTAAAGGCAGTACGATCAGCCTTTGGACTGTACGTCAGCATTTAGTTGCTGGCGATGACATATTATTAATGGATGCAGATGTGTTGTGCGATCGCCGCATCATCGAACGACTGGTAAAGACAAATATCCCCAACAGCTTTTTACTAGATCGAGATTTTGAACCGGGAGATGAACCCGTAAAGCTTTGTGTTAGAGATAATTATCTAATGGAGTTTCGTAAACAAGTAGCTCCTGGTTTAGTTTACGATTTTGTCGGTGAGTCGGTGGGATTCTTTCGCTTTGGAAGTCCTGTTGCTCACCGTCTTGCTACTCGCACAGAACAGTATGTTGCAGACGGACGCGATAATGAACCTTATGAAGAAGTAATTCGGGATCTGCTCTTAGAAACTCCAGAAACATTTGGCTACGAAGACATCACTGGATTACCTTGGCTCGAAATCGATTTTCCCCAAGATATTCAACGTGCCCAAAATGATATTTTACCTCAGATAGAAGTCGCAGAAAATGTTTGA